A stretch of the Odontesthes bonariensis isolate fOdoBon6 chromosome 5, fOdoBon6.hap1, whole genome shotgun sequence genome encodes the following:
- the LOC142379921 gene encoding potassium channel subfamily K member 5-like yields MADKGPFLTSCIIFYLSIGAAVFQILEEPNWVSAKDRYIQQKETILKTYPCLTKENLEDILKVAAEAAGQGVAITGDNYRNTWDWVNSVIFTATIVTTIGYGNVAPKTQGGRVFCILYGLCGIPLCLVWISELGSFFGDRAKRLSQVLIRRGVSVKKVQLTCTAVFLLWGVLVHLVIPPFVFMSVEGWSYLEGIYFSFITLTTVGFGDYVAGVNPDIQYPRLYRVFAELWIYMGLAWLSLFFSWNVHMVVEAHKVLKKRRHRHRRFYNEEPEPVKDQTRQDVRPTAIDIFNFRSEKEEDYSTVIKEIGNMAKKRTPDNNINRSKSCSDILATNIQTLDHSPRRRRIISISEVFVNAKVEKSEQEEVGLLRRERIKDPESAEFMQRDHEEGTDDGASESENDGVVFTVPTKDETPNEESVQHPDGGESRFRISKVVAEDLSFDKAEKG; encoded by the exons ATGGCTGATAAAGGCCCGTTTTTAACTTCATGTATTATCTTCTACCTGTCGATCGGAGCGGCAGTATTCCAAATCCTCGAGGAGCCAAACTGGGTGTCGGCCAAAGACAGATACATCCAGCAGAAGGAAACCATTTTGAAGACCTATCCCTGCCTAACAAAAGAAAATCTCGAAGATATTCTGAAG GTAGCGGCAGAGGCCGCGGGCCAAGGCGTGGCCATCACCGGGGACAATTATCGCAACACATGGGACTGGGTCAACTCTGTCATCTTCACTGCCACCATCGTCACCACTATAG GTTATGGCAATGTTGCTCCCAAAACGCAGGGTGGCCGCGTGTTCTGCATCCTGTACGGCCTGTGCGGGATACCCCTCTGCCTGGTGTGGATAAGTGAGCTGGGGTCATTCTTTGGAGACCGGGCTAAACGTTTGTCTCAGGTTCTAATCCGTAGAGGCGTTTCTGTG AAAAAGGTCCAGTTAACCTGCACAGCCGTGTTCCTTTTATGGGGGGTGCTGGTGCATCTAGTGATCCCCCcgtttgttttcatgtctgtGGAAGGATGGAGCTACCTGGAAGGCATCTACTTTTCCTTCATCACACTGACAACGGTTGGCTTTGGAGATTATGTGGCAG GTGTAAACCCAGATATACAGTACCCCCGCCTTTACAGAGTGTTTGCAGAGTTGTGGATCTACATGGGACTGGCCTGGCTGTCTCTGTTCTTCAGCTGGAACGTCCACATGGTTGTGGAAGCTCACAAAGTGCTAAAGAAAAGGCGGCACAGGCACAGGCGCTTCTACAACGAGGAACCGGAGCCCGTGAAGGACCAGACGCGCCAAGATGTAAGGCCCACCGCCATCGACATTTTCAACTTCCGGTCTGAGAAGGAGGAAGACTACAGCACCGTCATCAAAGAGATCGGGAATATGGCAAAGAAAAGAACGCCAGACAACAACATAAACCGTTCGAAGAGCTGCAGCGACATCCTGGCCACCAACATTCAGACCTTGGATCACTCGCCCCGACGCAGACGGATAATCAGCATCAGCGAGGTGTTTGTTAATGCAAAAGTGGAAAAGAGCGAGCAAGAAGAAGTGGGTCTTCTAAGACGCGAAAGAATTAAAGACCCCGAGTCTGCCGAATTCATGCAAAGGGATCATGAAGAGGGCACGGATGATGGTGCCTCCGAGTCTGAAAATGACGGCGTCGTCTTCACTGTACCAACCAAAGATGAGACGCCAAATGAGGAGAGTGTTCAGCATCCCGATGGTGGGGAGAGCAGGTTTAGAATCTCAAAGGTGGTCGCGGAAGATCTGTCTTTCGATAAAGCTGAAAAGGGGTGA